One region of Cottoperca gobio chromosome 19, fCotGob3.1, whole genome shotgun sequence genomic DNA includes:
- the phf5a gene encoding PHD finger-like domain-containing protein 5A translates to MAKHHPDLIFCRKQAGVAIGRLCEKCDGKCVICDSYVRPCTLVRICDECNYGSYQGRCVICGGPGVSDAYYCKECTIQEKDRDGCPKIVNLGSSKTDLFYERKKYGFKKR, encoded by the exons ATGGCTAAACATCATCCAGATTTGATATTTTGCAGAAAACAAGCCGGTGTTG CTATCGGGAGACTTTGTGAGAAAT GTGACGGTAAATGTGTCATCTGTGATTCCTATGTGAGGCCGTGCACGCTGGTGCGCATCTGTGATGAGTGTAACTACGGCTCCTATCAGGGACGCTGTGTCATCTGCGGCGGGCCCGGCGTGTCTGATGCCTACTACTGTAAAGAGTGCACCATCCAGGAGAAAGAT CGAGACGGCTGTCCTAAGATTGTGAACTTGGGCAGCTCAAAAACGGATCTGTTTTATGAAAGGAAGAAGTATGGCTTCAAGAAGAGGTGA
- the tefa gene encoding TEF transcription factor, PAR bZIP family member a isoform X2 has product MSSEIPEVFRAFLEHPFTLPNFEDIDTDKEKLCLGDNVDLGGGFDMDMGPSAALTPAIWEKTIPYDGENFHLEYMDLEEFLVENGIANLPDVDSTKGSPAGGVVKMEKLKVAKPASMSLLPIQDLDKCEGEILIITKTDSDILCEVTAEVTTESDDETPEADEIEVDMNYEPDPTDLVLSSVPGGELFNPRKHKFSEDELKPQPMIKKAKKVLVPEEQKDDKYWHRRKKNNVAAKRSRDARRLKENQITVRAAFLERENAALRTEVADLRKESSRHKNTVGRYEAKFGQLALLED; this is encoded by the exons atgtcttCAGAGATTCCGGAAGTTTTCAGGGCTTTTCTTGAGCATCCATTCACTCTCCCAAACTTTGAAGATATTG ACACTGACAAGGAAAAGCTGTGTCTGGGAGACAATGTTGACCTGGGCGGAGGATTTGATATGGATATGGGTCCTTCGGCCGCCCTGACCCCCGCTATCTGGGAGAAAACCATTCCCTATGATGGTGAAAACTTCCACCTGGAGTACATGGACCTTGAGGAGTTCCTCGTAGAGAATGGCATCGCCAACTTGCCTGACGTGGACTCCACAAAGGGCAGCCCAGCAGGAGGTGTCGTGAAGATGGAGAAACTAAAGGTTGCCAAGCCAGCAAGCATGTCCCTGCTACCCATTCAGGACTTGGACAAGTGTGAGGGGGAAATATTGATCATCACAAAGACTGACTCCGATATCCTCTGTGAAGTTACTGCAG AGGTGACCACTGAAAGCGACGACGAGACCCCCGAGGCCGATGAGATTGAGGTCGATATGAACTACGAGCCCGATCCCACTGACCTGGTCCTGTCAAGTGTGCCGGGCGGCGAGCTGTTTAACCCTCGCAAACACAAGTTCTCTGAAGATGAGCTCAAGCCACAGCCAATGATCAAGAAGGCAAAGAAGGTGTTGGTGCCTGAAGAGCAGAAG GATGACAAGTACTGgcacagaagaaaaaagaacaacGTGGCTGCCAAACGCTCGCGTGACGCCCGCAGGTTAAAGGAGAACCAGATCACCGTCCGTGCGGCTTTCCTGGAGCGTGAGAACGCAGCGCTGCGGACAGAAGTCGCCGATCTACGGAAGGAGAGCAGCCGCCACAAGAACACAGTGGGTCGCTACGAAGCCAAATTCGGACAACT TGCGCTGCTGGAAGACTAA
- the tefa gene encoding TEF transcription factor, PAR bZIP family member a isoform X1, giving the protein MSAEPIIITLETASGTTSAFPAVLKQVMEMPPPNILDCDDDTDKEKLCLGDNVDLGGGFDMDMGPSAALTPAIWEKTIPYDGENFHLEYMDLEEFLVENGIANLPDVDSTKGSPAGGVVKMEKLKVAKPASMSLLPIQDLDKCEGEILIITKTDSDILCEVTAEVTTESDDETPEADEIEVDMNYEPDPTDLVLSSVPGGELFNPRKHKFSEDELKPQPMIKKAKKVLVPEEQKDDKYWHRRKKNNVAAKRSRDARRLKENQITVRAAFLERENAALRTEVADLRKESSRHKNTVGRYEAKFGQLALLED; this is encoded by the exons ATGTCAGCAGAGCCGATTATCATCACACTGGAAACTGCGTCGGGGACCACCAGTGCATTCCCCGCGGTGTTAAAGCAGGTCATGGAAATGCCTCCGCCGAATATTCTGGACTGTGACGACG ACACTGACAAGGAAAAGCTGTGTCTGGGAGACAATGTTGACCTGGGCGGAGGATTTGATATGGATATGGGTCCTTCGGCCGCCCTGACCCCCGCTATCTGGGAGAAAACCATTCCCTATGATGGTGAAAACTTCCACCTGGAGTACATGGACCTTGAGGAGTTCCTCGTAGAGAATGGCATCGCCAACTTGCCTGACGTGGACTCCACAAAGGGCAGCCCAGCAGGAGGTGTCGTGAAGATGGAGAAACTAAAGGTTGCCAAGCCAGCAAGCATGTCCCTGCTACCCATTCAGGACTTGGACAAGTGTGAGGGGGAAATATTGATCATCACAAAGACTGACTCCGATATCCTCTGTGAAGTTACTGCAG AGGTGACCACTGAAAGCGACGACGAGACCCCCGAGGCCGATGAGATTGAGGTCGATATGAACTACGAGCCCGATCCCACTGACCTGGTCCTGTCAAGTGTGCCGGGCGGCGAGCTGTTTAACCCTCGCAAACACAAGTTCTCTGAAGATGAGCTCAAGCCACAGCCAATGATCAAGAAGGCAAAGAAGGTGTTGGTGCCTGAAGAGCAGAAG GATGACAAGTACTGgcacagaagaaaaaagaacaacGTGGCTGCCAAACGCTCGCGTGACGCCCGCAGGTTAAAGGAGAACCAGATCACCGTCCGTGCGGCTTTCCTGGAGCGTGAGAACGCAGCGCTGCGGACAGAAGTCGCCGATCTACGGAAGGAGAGCAGCCGCCACAAGAACACAGTGGGTCGCTACGAAGCCAAATTCGGACAACT TGCGCTGCTGGAAGACTAA
- the zc3h7bb gene encoding zinc finger CCCH domain-containing protein 7B has protein sequence MDTDRQKRREEIQKAMSFIQSSLPFPEPESYEAFVTQLVCNLLDEGNCCFRDGDSRQATQQYGEGISVARYAQAEALVIPHLLLESLYVNRAAACYQTREFERGVQDCDSALCVSEGSRRALYRKAICLRELGRIREAYESSTKCLLTAPHDRQVSDLAQDLANKLGLKNRKAYVSPQTVSSATEGESHGESSPPTGEMSSNGLESLGDMGSDDMSNAQCIPAPLATPIPVSDDPASPEVSPCTDQSESPSSQGLPPMPYSVPVSEHMDECNITKEELDSLLECNPKKVCESPVQGAIPTNLPNTAVGLRPPYSPSLPAPSPQLPSAFFSSSISEMPPLESFSQLAQRDQGSTQAQDALGGFPTDGEGKDGVAAGGLDSLSEYTLPGGRVCHSFIPGMRNHNAAHANGPAGTNLSLLSRNPLAATHEFRQACHACYSRIGPRVMDYKYQPEAAHRCKRDVLLCRLKNTDDPTWKRIRPRPARNNFLGAFVLCKEVQERQECQYGENCTFAYCQEEIDVWTQERKGALSRELLFDPLGSTERRALSVTRLLQLHMGMFMFLCEECFDSKPRIISKRSKENLAVCSNLTARHPFDDNKCLVHVVRSANVRYSKVRPLHPLCQFDVCRHEVRYGCQREDSCSFAHSVIELKCWVLQQDTGITHEEMVQESKRHWQRLEQNAQKQQKPIHIPHSSSSMPAGGMGGMGGGGGGGDGIGGGGVGPVGGLGAGVGRGRPLNLKMKFVCGQCWREGQVNEPDKNLKYCTAKARHSWTKERRVLLVKSFEKKKWVVVRPLPFSRTYPQQYDMCVHVMKQKKCHYIGNCSFAHSLEERDVWTYMKNNSLRDMQQMYELWLQLTNQSRRTDGSTVTPSPEDKQVTITADYSESMGGRRLSDGDDL, from the exons ATGGATACTGATCGACAGAAACGAAGAGAGGAAATTCAGAAAGCCATGAGCTTTATCCA GTCATCATTGCCTTTCCCCGAGCCAGAGAGTTATGAG GCATTTGTGACCCAGTTGGTGTGTAACTTGCTGGACGAGGGCAATTGTTGCTTTCGAGATGGGGACAGTCGTCAGGCGACCCAGCAGTATGGGGAGGGGATCAGTGTTGCCCGCTACGCTCAGGCTGAGGCCCTCGTCATCCCCCACCTGCTGCTGGAGAGCCTATATGTCAACAGGGCTGCTGCCTGCTACCAGACG AGGGAGTTTGAGCGCGGTGTTCAGGACTGTGACagtgcactgtgtgtgtcagaagGCAGTCGCAGGGCTTTGTACCGCAAAGCAATCTGTCTGAGGGAGCTGGGACGAATCCGAGAGGCCTACGAGTCTTCAACCAAATGTCTGCTGACAGCACCACAT GACAGGCAGGTGAGTGACCTGGCTCAGGATCTGGCCAATAAACTGGGCCTGAAGAACCGCAAGGCTTACGTCAGCCCACAGACGGTGTCCTCGGCCACAGAAGGGGAGAGTCACGGGGAGTCTTCCCCCCCCACAGGAGAG aTGTCCTCCAATGGGCTGGAATCTCTGGGTGACATGGGATCAG atGACATGTCTAATGCGCAGTGCATCCCCGCTCCTTTGGCCACACCCATCCCAGTCAGCGATGACCCGGCGTCCCCTGAGGTGAGCCCATgcactgaccaatcagagagcCCCAGCAGCCAGGGCCTGCCTCCCATGCCGTACTCCGTCCCCGTGTCGGAGCACATGGATGAATGCAATATCACCAAGGAAGAGCTAGACAGTCTGCTGGAGTGCAACCCCAAGAAAGTGTGTGAG AGTCCAGTCCAGGGTGCTATCCCCACCAACCTCCCCAACACGGCGGTGGGTCTCCGGCCTCCGTACTCCCCGAGCCTTCCAGCCCCGTCACCCCAGCTTCCCTCAgccttcttcagctcctccattAGTGAGATGCCCCCGCTGGAGTCCTTCTCGCAGCTGGCCCAGCGGGACCAGGGCTCCACCCAGGCGCAGGACGCTCTGGGAGGCTTCCCCACggatggagaagggaaggatgGAGTCGCTGCTGGCGGGCTGGACTCGTTGTCTGAGTACACTCTCCCTG GGGGACGAGTGTGTCACAGCTTCATTCCTGGAATGCGCAACCACAATGCTGCACATGCA aaTGGTCCCGCAGGAACaaacctgtctctgctctccagGAACCCTCTGGCAGCCACACATGAGTTTCGACAGGCCTGTCATGCCTGTTACAGCCGAATAG GTCCTCGAGTGATGGACTACAAGTATCAGCCGGAGGCAGCACACCGCTGCAAGAGGGACGTGCTGCTGTGCCGCCTCAAAAACACCGATGACCCCACTTGGAAGAGGATCCGGCCACGACCGGCACGGAACAACTTCCTGGGGGCATTTGTACTTTGTAAAG AGGTGCAGGAGCGGCAGGAGTGCCAGTACGGAGAGAACTGTACGTTTGCTTACTGCCAGGAGGAGATCGACGTGTGGACACAGGAGAGGAAGGGCGCGCTGAGCCGAGAGCTGCTGTTCGATCCGCTGGGCAGCACAGAGAGACGGGCGCTCAGCGTCACCAgactgctgcagctccacatgGGCAtgttcatgttcctctgtgag GAATGTTTTGATAGTAAGCCTCGCATCATCAGCAAGCGCAGCAAAGAGAACTTGGCAGTCTGCTCAAACCTCACAGCTCGACACCCGTTCGACGACAACAA GTGCCTGGTGCACGTGGTGAGGTCGGCCAATGTGCGCTACAGTAAGGTGCGTCCGCTGCACCCTCTCTGCCAGTTCGACGTGTGTCGCCACGAGGTTCGCTATGGCTGCCAGCGTGAGGACAGCTGCTCCTTTGCTCACTCCGTCATAGAGCTCAAATGTTGGGTCCTGCAGCAGGATACTG GTATCACCCATGAAGAGATGGTGCAGGAGTCCAAGAGACACTGGCAGAGGCTTGAGCAGAACgcacagaagcagcagaag CCGATCCACATCCCCCACTCGAGCAGCAGCATGCCTGCAGGAGGAATGGGGGGCATggggggtggtggtggcggAGGAGATGGCATCGGTGGGGGTGGTGTGGGCCCAGTGGGAGGGTTAGGAGCAGGGGTGGGAAGAGGTCGTCCCCTCAACCTGAAAATGAAGTTTGTGTGCGGACAGTGCTGGAGAGAAGGACAAGTCAACGAGCCCGACAAGAACCTCAAGTACTGCACTGCCAAAGCACGACACAG CTGGACGAAGGAGCGCCGGGTCCTGCTGGTGAAGTCATTCGAGAAGAAGAAGTGGGTTGTTGTTCGGCCTCTGCCCTTCTCCCGCACCTATCCTCAGCAATACGAC ATGTGTGTGCACGTGATGAAGCAGAAGAAGTGTCACTACATCGGGAACTGCTCATTTGCTCACAGTCTGGAGGAGAGGGACGTCTGGACGTACATGAAGAACAACAGCT TGAGAGACATGCAACAGATGTACGAACTGTGGCTGCAGCTCACCAATCAGAGTAGACGCACAGACGGCTCCACTGTGACCCCGTCCCCCGAGGACAAGCAGGTCACCATAACAGCGGATTACTCAGAAAGCATG GGAGGCCGGCGGTTGTCAGACGGAGACGATCTCTGA